CAAGGAACGCATCCGCGCCCAGCTGCTGGACAAGGCCGGCGCCGACCAGGTCTTGATGCCCGAAGCGCTGCTCGATGAAGTCACCGCCCTGGTCGAATGGCCGGTCGTGTATGAATGCCACTTCGAGGAAGAATTCCTGGCCGTGCCGCAGGAATGCCTGATCCTCACCATGCAGACGAACCAGAAATACTTCGCCCTGACGGACAGCGAAGGCAAGCTGCGCTCGCGCTTCCTGATCGTCTCGAACATCGAGACGGACACGCCCGAGCACATCATCGGCGGCAACGAGCGCGTCGTGCGCCCGCGCCTGTCCGACGCCAAGTTCTTCTTCGAGCAGGACAAGAAGAAGACGCTGGCATCGCGTTTGCCGCTGCTGGCCAACGTCGTCTACCACAACAAGCTGGGCACGCAAGCTGCGCGCACAGAAAGAGTAAAAGCATTAGCCGGCGCCATCGCCGCCAAGCTGCAATATGACGTGGCCCTGGCCGAACGCGGCGCCCTGCTGGCCAAGGCCGATCTGCTGACCGACATGGTGGGCGAATTCCCCGAGCTGCAAGGCATCATGGGCACGTATTACGCGCGCCATGACGGCGAGGCGGAAGAAGTGGCGCTGGCCGCTTCCGAGCACTACCAGCCGCGCTTTGCCGGCGACGCCCTGCCGTCGACCGCCACCGGCACCGCCGTGGCCCTGGCCGACAAGCTCGAAACCCTGGTCGGCATCTGGGCCATCGGCCTGGCGCCGACGGGCGACAAAGACCCGTTCGCGCTGCGCCGCCATGCCCTGGGCGTGCTGCGCATGCTGCTGGAAAAGCGTTTGCCGTTGTCGATCCAGGGCTTGCTGGCGGATGCCGCCGCGCAGTTCGCAGCCGTTCCCGGCTTCAAGGACCCGGTCGCGGATGTCACCACCTTCATGCTCGACCGCCTGCGCGGCATCCTGCGCGAACGCGGTTTCTCGCCGAATGAAATCGAAGCCGTCGTGGCGCAAAACCCGGACCGCCTGGATGACATCGTGCAGCGCCTGGAAGCCGTGCAGGCGTTTGCCGCCCTGCCGGAAAGCGCCTCGCTGGCCGCCGCGAACAAGCGCATCACCAACATCCTGAAAAAGAACGAGGAAGCCGTGAGCCAGGTCGCCGCCGGCGGCGTCAACGTGGCGCTGCTGCAGGACGAAGCGGAGAAAAAACTCGCCGCCGCCGTCTCGCGCGTGCAGCCGGAAGTCGACGCGGCATTCGCCAAGGGCGACTTCACCAGCACCCTGCAAACCCTGGCGCAGCTGCGCGACGACGTCGACGGCTTCTTCAACGACGTGATGGTGATGGCCGAGGATGTCGCCCTGCGCAACAACCGCCTGGCCTTGCTGTCGTCCTTGCACGGCATGATGAACCGCGTGGCCGACATTTCCAAGCTGGCGGCATAATGGGCATTCCGGCGCTGAAACTGATTATTCTCGACCGCGACGGCGTCATTAATCATGACTCGCCGGACTTCATCAAATCGCCTGCCGAATGGCTGCCGATCCCCGGTTCGCTCGAAGCGATCGCCCGCCTGAACCAGGCAGGCTATCGCGTCATCGTCGCCTCGAACCAGTCGGGCATCGCGCGCGAATATTTCGACATGACGGTGCTGAACGCGATCCACCAGAAGATGCATACGCTGGCGCAGCAGGTCGGCGCCGATATCGACGCCATCTTCTTTTGCCCGCACGCGGGCGCGGACAATTGCGACTGCCGCAAGCCGAAACCGGGCATGTTCCATGAAATCTCGAAGCGCTACAACACCAGCCTGAAAGGCGTGCCCACCGTTGGCGATTCGCTGCGCGACCTGCAGGCAGGTTTCATCAGCGGCTGCGTGCCCTACCTGGTCTTGACGGGCAAGGGCGAAAAAACCAACGAAACAGGCGGCCTGCCACCCGGCACCCAGGTCTTCCCCGACCTGGCCGCCGTGGTCAGCCACCTGCTCAAGGCGCCAGCAGCATCTGCGCCCAACGTGGCATTCAGTATCTAATTTTCGGAGAACCGCATTGCGTAATATTTCCCTGTTCCTGCGATCCCTGCTGTTCATGACCATCATGATCGTGGCCACCATCGTCTGGGCCTGCGTGTGCTTTTTTGCCGCGCCGTTGAGCTACAACAAGCGCTATTGGGTCACCTCGCGCTGGAACGTGTTTATCCTGTGGTGCGCCAAGGTCATTTGCGGCATCCGCTATGAAGTCAAGGGCGCCGAGAACTTCCCCGACGCGCCGGCCATCGTGCTGTCGAAGCACCAGTCGGCCTGGGAAACCATCTTCCTGCTGCCCAGCCTTCCCCGTCCGCTCGTGTATGTGTTCAAGAAGGAGATTCTGTACATTCCGTTCTTTGGCTGGGCCATGGCGCTGCTGCGCATGATTCCCATCGACCGCAAGCAGGGCAAGCATGCGTTCAAGAGCGTCGTCGCGCATGGCAAACGCCGGCTGGCTGACGGCCAATGGATTATCATGTTCCCTGAAGGTACCCGCATCCCCGTGGGGCAGGCGGGCAAGTACAAGAGCGGTGGCACGCGCCTGGCCATTGCCACGGGCGCCGTGGTGGTGCCGATTGCGCATAACTCAGGCGAATGCTGGCCCAAGCAGTCATTCCTCAAACGCCCGGGACTGATCACCGTCTCGATAGGCAAACCGATTTCGCCGGAAGGGCAAACCCCGGACAGCATGATGCAACAGGTGGAAAATTGGATAGAATCAGAAATGCGCGTCATTTCGCCTCACGCCTACAACGCTGGCTAGACGGCATCAGCGCGGTCATCCAGGAGCCGACACTGCGCCAGCAGATGAAGACCATCAAGGTCGGCGACCAGCAACTGGATCTGTTCGCGCATGACGTCTCGACCAGCACGCCCCCGGCGGTGCGCCCTACGGCACCGCCAGCGCCGCCCGTGGCACCACCGCTAGTGGCCCCCGCGCCACCCATCGTTCGCCCCGTTCCACCGCCCCTGCCTTCTCCGCCACGCCCTGCCGATGGCCCTCCGCTGCGTCAGCTGCAGCTGGGCAGCCACCTCGTCGAATTCGCCCTGCGCCGCTCCACGCGCCGTTCCATCGGCTTCATGATCGACGATAACGGCTTGCGCGTGACCGCGCCCAAGCGCGTCACCCTGGCCGAGATCGACAACGCCATCCGCGCCAAGCAGAGCTGGATCGTCTCCAAGCTGCTGGAGCGGGGCGAGCGCAAAGTGCAGCGCCAGCAGCGCCCGCCCGTGGCCTGGGTCGATGGCGCCGTGCTGCCTTACCTCGGCGGCGACATCACCCTGCGATTGCACCAGGCGCCGCGCCACCGCGCCAGCTTCCAGCGCGAGACGAATGAACTGCACGTATGGGTCACGCCCACGGGCAGCGAACAGCAGTTGAAGGAAAAAGTGAAGGGCTGGTTCCAGCACGAAGCGCGCCAGCTGTTCGAAGCGCGCCTGGACGTATATGCGGACAAGCTGGGCGTGCAGTACGATTCGCTGTCGCTGTCGTCGGCCGGCACGCGCTGGGGCAGCTGCACCATCGAGCGCAAGATTCGCCTGAACTGGCGTTTGATCCACTTTGCCCTGCCGCTGATCGACTACGTGGTGGCGCATGAACTGTCGCACCTGCTGGAAATGAACCACAGCCCCCGCTTCTGGGCCACCGTGGAGTCGATTTATCCCGATTATGATGGCGCCAAGCAGGCGCTCAGAAAACGCTCGCAGGAGTTGCCCGTTTTGTTCCAATGAGACGGCACTACCGCCTGCGCCGTAGGCATGGGATACTGGATGTTCCATCCTGCCCATTT
Above is a genomic segment from Janthinobacterium sp. 64 containing:
- the glyS gene encoding glycine--tRNA ligase subunit beta; translation: MNQTLLIELLTEELPPKALAKLGAAFTAGIVNGLKARDFLEADSVATSYASPRRLAVSITNVREVSPDKSIREKVLPVSVALDANGNGTPPLAKKLAALGFPDLTVADLERAVDGKAESFFYTYTAPGSQLAAGAQAALTESCAKLPIPKLMSYQRPDGTTVQFVRPAHSLIALHGINVLPLTLLGLTAGRTTLGHRFLTDGEPITIAHAENYAPSLILNASVIASNEERKERIRAQLLDKAGADQVLMPEALLDEVTALVEWPVVYECHFEEEFLAVPQECLILTMQTNQKYFALTDSEGKLRSRFLIVSNIETDTPEHIIGGNERVVRPRLSDAKFFFEQDKKKTLASRLPLLANVVYHNKLGTQAARTERVKALAGAIAAKLQYDVALAERGALLAKADLLTDMVGEFPELQGIMGTYYARHDGEAEEVALAASEHYQPRFAGDALPSTATGTAVALADKLETLVGIWAIGLAPTGDKDPFALRRHALGVLRMLLEKRLPLSIQGLLADAAAQFAAVPGFKDPVADVTTFMLDRLRGILRERGFSPNEIEAVVAQNPDRLDDIVQRLEAVQAFAALPESASLAAANKRITNILKKNEEAVSQVAAGGVNVALLQDEAEKKLAAAVSRVQPEVDAAFAKGDFTSTLQTLAQLRDDVDGFFNDVMVMAEDVALRNNRLALLSSLHGMMNRVADISKLAA
- the gmhB gene encoding D-glycero-beta-D-manno-heptose 1,7-bisphosphate 7-phosphatase, yielding MGIPALKLIILDRDGVINHDSPDFIKSPAEWLPIPGSLEAIARLNQAGYRVIVASNQSGIAREYFDMTVLNAIHQKMHTLAQQVGADIDAIFFCPHAGADNCDCRKPKPGMFHEISKRYNTSLKGVPTVGDSLRDLQAGFISGCVPYLVLTGKGEKTNETGGLPPGTQVFPDLAAVVSHLLKAPAASAPNVAFSI
- a CDS encoding lysophospholipid acyltransferase family protein codes for the protein MRNISLFLRSLLFMTIMIVATIVWACVCFFAAPLSYNKRYWVTSRWNVFILWCAKVICGIRYEVKGAENFPDAPAIVLSKHQSAWETIFLLPSLPRPLVYVFKKEILYIPFFGWAMALLRMIPIDRKQGKHAFKSVVAHGKRRLADGQWIIMFPEGTRIPVGQAGKYKSGGTRLAIATGAVVVPIAHNSGECWPKQSFLKRPGLITVSIGKPISPEGQTPDSMMQQVENWIESEMRVISPHAYNAG
- a CDS encoding M48 family metallopeptidase; translated protein: MKTIKVGDQQLDLFAHDVSTSTPPAVRPTAPPAPPVAPPLVAPAPPIVRPVPPPLPSPPRPADGPPLRQLQLGSHLVEFALRRSTRRSIGFMIDDNGLRVTAPKRVTLAEIDNAIRAKQSWIVSKLLERGERKVQRQQRPPVAWVDGAVLPYLGGDITLRLHQAPRHRASFQRETNELHVWVTPTGSEQQLKEKVKGWFQHEARQLFEARLDVYADKLGVQYDSLSLSSAGTRWGSCTIERKIRLNWRLIHFALPLIDYVVAHELSHLLEMNHSPRFWATVESIYPDYDGAKQALRKRSQELPVLFQ